From a single Miscanthus floridulus cultivar M001 chromosome 8, ASM1932011v1, whole genome shotgun sequence genomic region:
- the LOC136475457 gene encoding translationally-controlled tumor protein homolog — protein MLVYQDLLSGDELLSDSFPYKELENGVLWEVEGKWVVHGPVDVDIGANPSAEGGEDEGVDDSAVKVVDIVDTFRLQEQPPFDKKSFVAYIKKYIKNLTAVLEPEKADEFKKGVEGATKFLLSKLKDLQFFVGESMKDDATVVFAYYKDGATNPTFLYFSHGLKEIKC, from the exons ATGTTGGTCTACCAGGATCTGCTCTCTG GTGACGAGCTCCTGTCGGACTCCTTCCCCTACAAGGAGCTCGAGAACGGCGTCCTCTGGGAGGTCGAGGGCAAG TGGGTTGTCCACGGACCTGTTGATGTGGATATTGGTGCCAACCCGTCTGCCGAGGGTGGCGAAGATGAAGGTGTTGATGACTCGGCCGTCAAGGTTGTTGACATTGTTGACACCTTCCGCCTTCAG GAGCAACCCCCTTTTGACAAGAAATCGTTCGTGGCTTACATTAAGAAGTACATCAAGAACCTCACTGCCGTGTTGGAGCCTGAGAAGGCAGATGAATTCAAGAAGGGCGTTGAGGGTGCCACCAAGTTTCTTCTTAGCAAGCTCAAGGACCTTCAATT TTTTGTTGGTGAGAGCATGAAGGATGATGCAACTGTGGTGTTTGCCTATTACAAGGATGGTGCCACTAATCCGACTTTCCTCTACTTTTCCCATGGTCTGAAGGAGATCAAGTGCTAG
- the LOC136475456 gene encoding cytochrome P450 89A2-like: METTDSSSSFTSGATTVVIALVSLSLVLLARGHKNRKAGTGRLPPGPPSLLFLAKFLALRRSIFDLAPLLRDMHARYGPVISLRLARTLVFVADRRLAHRILVQGGATFADRPPLVDPSSLFTAGGRDVSSSPYGAYWRLVRRNLAAEALQPARVALFAPARRWACDGLVDSLRRQSTGEDDAGGAVTLRPFLRRAMFELLVYMCLGERLGQDVLEEIEDLQHRVLRSVTTFPIFAFFPAVTKRLFRSRWEANVAVRRRQDELFVPLIHATRGNDDPPCYADSLRALRVPDEGDRPLTDAEMVSLCSEFLNGGTDTTVTLVEWIMAELLNHPDVQAKVHEEVIRSSPNPAEHGGGDVQVQAMPYLKAVVLEGLRLHPPGHFVLPHGVRGDDADVGGYTVPKGAEVNFLVAEIGRDEEVWTAAREFRPERFLDGGDGCGVDITGSREIKMMPFGAGRRMCPGYSLGIHHAEYFVARMVRDLEWRPPVDGAAVDMAEELDFTVVMKQPLRARIVARH, encoded by the coding sequence ATGGAGACGacggactcctcctcctccttcaccTCCGGTGCTACTACTGTCGTCATCGCCCTCGTCTCCCTCTCACTGGTCCTCCTCGCCCGCGGCCACAAGAACCGCAAGGCCGGCACCGGCCGCCTCCCGCCGGGCCCGCCGTCGCTGCTCTTCCTCGCCAAGTTCCTGGCGCTGCGGCGCTCTATCTTCGACCTCGCCCCGCTGCTCCGCGACATGCACGCGCGCTACGGCCCCGTCAtctcgctccgcctcgcccgcacGCTCGTCTTCGTCGCCGACCGCCGCCTCGCGCACCGGATCCTCGTCCAGGGAGGCGCCACCTTCGCCGACCGCCCGCCGCTTGTCGACCCAAGCAGCCTCTTCACCGCCGGCGGCCGCGACGTCAGCTCCTCGCCCTATGGAGCCTACTGGCGCCTCGTGCGCCGTAACCTTGCGGCCGAGGCGCTGCAGCCCGCCCGCGTCGCCCTCTTCGCGCCCGCTAGGCGGTGGGCGTGCGACGGCCTCGTCGACAGTCTACGGAGGCAAAGTACCGGTGAAGACGACGCCGGCGGCGCTGTCACGTTGCGGCCGTTCCTCCGCCGCGCCATGTTCGAGCTGCTCGTGTACATGTGCCTCGGAGAGCGGCTGGGCCAGGACGTGCTCGAAGAGATCGAGGACCTGCAGCACCGTGTGCTCCGGTCCGTCACCACCTTCCCCATCTTCGCCTTCTTCCCCGCGGTCACCAAGCGTCTCTTCCGCAGCCGGTGGGAGGCCAACGTCGCGGTGCGGCGGAGACAGGATGAGCTGTTCGTGCCTCTCATCCATGCCACGCGCGGGAACGACGACCCGCCGTGCTACGCGGACTCGCTCCGCGCGCTGCGAGTGCCAGATGAGGGCGACCGCCCGCTCACGGACGCCGAGATGGTCAGCCTCTGCTCCGAGTTCCTCAACGGCGGGACGGACACGACGGTGACGCTGGTGGAGTGGATCATGGCCGAACTGCTGAACCACCCGGACGTGCAGGCCAAGGTGCACGAGGAGGTGATTAGATCGTCGCCCAATCCGgcagagcacggcggcggcgacgtcCAGGTCCAGGCGATGCCGTACCTCAAGGCCGTGGTGCTGGAGGGCCTGCGCCTGCACCCACCGGGACACTTCGTGCTCCCTCACGGCGTACGTGGCGATGACGCGGACGTGGGCGGCTACACGGTGCCCAAGGGCGCGGAGGTGAACTTCCTAGTGGCGGAGATCGGCCGCGACGAGGAGGTGTGGACGGCGGCGCGGGAGTTCCGGCCGGAAAGGTTCCTGGATGGCGGGGACGGCTGTGGCGTTGACATCACTGGCAGTCGGGAGATTAAGATGATGCCTTTCGGCGCTGGGCGGCGCATGTGCCCTGGCTACTCGCTCGGCATCCACCATGCTGAGTACTTCGTGGCGAGGATGGTGCGGGACCTGGAGTGGCGCCCGCCGGTGGATGGCGCGGCGGTGGACATGGCGGAAGAGCTAGACTTCACCGTCGTTATGAAGCAGCCGCTCCGTGCACGCATCGTCGCTAGGCATTAG